From Nicotiana tabacum cultivar K326 chromosome 15, ASM71507v2, whole genome shotgun sequence, the proteins below share one genomic window:
- the LOC107819486 gene encoding MADS-box protein J2-like: protein MGRGRVELKRIENKINRQVTFAKRRNGLLKKAYELSVLCDAEVALIIFSSRGKLYEFCSTSSMMQTLEKYQQCSYASLDPMQSASNHTQSNYHEYLRLKARVELLQRSQRNLLGEDLGTLNSKELDHLEHQLESSLKQIRSRKTQNMLDQLADLQQKEQMMAEANKQLKRKLEESAARIPIRLSWDNGGQTMQHNRQLPPQTEGFFQPLGLNSSPQFGYSPMGGNEVNAAATANNMNGFIPGWML, encoded by the exons atgggaaggggaagAGTTGAACTTAAGAGGATAGAGAACAAAATAAACAGGCAAGTTACTTTTGCAAAGAGAAGAAATGGACTTCTCAAAAAAGCTTATGAACTTTCAGTTTTATGTGATGCTGAAGTTGCTCTTATCATCTTCTCTAGCCGTGGCAAACTCTATGAATTCTGCAGCACTTCTAG CATGATGCAAACACTTGAAAAGTATCAACAGTGCAGCTACGCCTCTTTGGACCCGATGCAATCAGCTAGTAATCATACTCAG AGCAACTACCATGAGTATCTGAGGCTAAAAGCTAGAGTTGAGCTCCTTCAACGATCTCAGAG AAATCTTCTTGGGGAGGATTTGGGCACACTAAATTCGAAGGAACTTGATCATCTTGAGCACCAATTGGAGTCATCCTTGAAGCAAATCAGGTCAAGGAAG ACTCAAAACATGCTGGATCAGCTCGCAGACCTTCAGCAAAAG GAGCAAATGATGGCTGAAGCAAATAAACAACTCAAAAGGAAG TTGGAAGAAAGTGCAGCTCGAATTCCAATTCGATTGTCATGGGATAATGGAGGACAAACAATGCAACATAATCGTCAGCTCCCTCCACAAACTGAGGGATTCTTTCAACCTCTAGGATTGAATTCATCTCCTCAATTTGG ATATAGTCCCATGGGTGGAAACGAGGTTAATGCAGCAGCAACTGCTAACAATATGAATGGATTTATTCCGGGATGGATGTTGTAA